A genomic stretch from Azospirillum formosense includes:
- a CDS encoding VTT domain-containing protein, with translation MTEPHPPFHAAFRTGGRVLAVLLLGAAAVLAWTGQMGIGSGFGAFQELLRHHPAAPLLFLLAHVLVSLLFLPRTAMAMLAGLVFGVWWGGVLAAAGSVLGACTGFLIARHLGPGTIDIDGMARWGEVLRRIENGGWRAVATLRLVPVLPHSAVNYALGLTRLRLGSYAFGSLVGQLPMTVAFVQFGAAGDHALAGKPGWILPTAIGLFLLLLSAALPKLWEKCGSGCV, from the coding sequence ATGACCGAGCCGCATCCGCCGTTCCATGCCGCCTTCCGCACCGGCGGCCGTGTCCTGGCCGTTCTTCTTCTGGGCGCCGCCGCGGTGCTCGCCTGGACGGGGCAGATGGGGATCGGCAGCGGGTTCGGCGCTTTCCAGGAGCTGCTCCGGCATCATCCGGCAGCCCCGTTGCTGTTCCTGCTGGCCCATGTCCTGGTCAGCCTGCTGTTCCTGCCGCGCACCGCGATGGCCATGCTGGCCGGGCTGGTCTTCGGGGTCTGGTGGGGCGGCGTCCTCGCGGCGGCCGGCAGCGTGCTCGGCGCCTGCACCGGTTTCCTGATCGCGCGCCACCTCGGTCCCGGCACGATTGACATCGATGGCATGGCACGGTGGGGCGAGGTGCTGCGCCGGATCGAGAACGGTGGCTGGCGCGCGGTCGCGACCTTGCGGCTGGTTCCGGTCCTGCCCCATTCCGCCGTGAACTACGCGCTCGGCCTGACCCGGCTGCGGCTTGGCAGCTACGCCTTCGGCTCGCTGGTCGGGCAGTTGCCGATGACCGTGGCCTTTGTCCAGTTCGGCGCCGCCGGGGATCATGCCCTGGCCGGTAAGCCGGGCTGGATCCTTCCGACGGCCATCGGGCTGTTTCTCCTGCTGCTGTCGGCCGCCCTGCCGAAACTCTGGGAAAAATGCGGGTCCGGCTGTGTCTGA